From one Rhopalosiphum padi isolate XX-2018 chromosome 2, ASM2088224v1, whole genome shotgun sequence genomic stretch:
- the LOC132922293 gene encoding uncharacterized protein LOC132922293, with translation MNFTPLLIVLQLHMVHGFIAYDCNGPKLNITAFNSLSVEPCEPPSEIHTQSIQRIQLLQKTDTYQIPYKTCSTIINYFISRCSILEDAQMVENGFFTEITELGSARCSELHQRLTYHLPNGGIITGLKVNETILSSVTVAGFVDRHGNCRGSTFSSEKGTWQEVIVQANYKITLTEGLAIVNHKQNTLTLPTGSTLKLSDQYGLDIYKGEVVWNANTYDCETHEFIILYDGPVSLITSNNDKTTRTYLVESDQIVFALQHIRSTYICNIPAIQTDHSQLTIITDSLFFNYFKNKDIHPQNIDLVAYINTKLVYIDNRFKASITTLYTDLIQKQCELERKVLLHKLSLATYSLSEFAYHMGEGPGYTALKAGEIIYLLKCKPVEVEISSKKNAICYDELPVIYNNKSYFMAPKTRTLQKFGTELDCNHFLPPAFLLDGEWYTTSQNIREIKKPQTLKPSTKWTWTYKSMENLMTAGIYNYDTMKNFQQYLILPQEIEASQKNLARQTMGFTIMDHRINLNTLIDENTISNMVDNKLRKMWGWFTIFGEFISGLLGIFFIWKIILTCINTGLNISLLYQTFGLSIKLVAGVFTSITHFIMHNANQNQQQQQKKQQNQPLLTLNRNPNSRDKVNKSITNSKQKSLYPNIRKLSI, from the coding sequence ATGAACTTCACACCTCTCCTCATCGTCTTACAATTACACATGGTACATGGATTTATTGCATATGACTGTAATGGACCCAAGCTCAACATAACAGCATTTAATAGCTTGTCTGTGGAGCCATGTGAACCACCATCAGAAATCCACACCCAATCAATTCAACGAATTCAACTTCTACAAAAAACAGATACCTACCAAATACCTTATAAAACATGCtcaacaataataaactattttataagtagGTGTTCAATTCTAGAAGATGCCCAAATGGtagaaaatggtttttttacaGAAATAACTGAATTAGGCAGTGCCCGGTGCTCTGAATTACACCAGAGACTAACATACCATCTACCAAACGGAGGAATAATTACAGGTTTAAAAGTTAACGAGACTATATTATCATCCGTTACAGTAGCCGGTTTTGTAGATAGACATGGTAACTGCAGAGGCTCTACATTTTCATCTGAGAAAGGCACATGGCAAGAGGTTATAGTTCAAGCTAATTATAAAATCACTCTTACCGAAGGATTAGCCATAGTAAACCACAAACAAAATACGTTAACTCTCCCAACTGGTTCAACCTTAAAATTATCCGACCAATACGGTTTGGATATTTATAAAGGAGAGGTAGTGTGGAACGCAAATACTTATGATTGTGAAACTCATgagttcattattttatatgacggACCTGTTTCATTAATAACTTCGAACAATGACAAAACCACTCGAACATACCTAGTGGAATCGGACCAAATCGTTTTTGCGTTACAACACATAAGATcaacatatatatgtaatataccaGCTATACAAACTGATCATTCTCAATTAACCATAATTAcagattcattattttttaattattttaaaaacaaagacATACATCCACAAAACATAGATTTAGTggcttatataaatactaaattggtATACATTGACAACCGTTTCAAAGCATCGATAACAACTTTGTACACAGATCTAATACAAAAACAATGCGAATTAGAACGTAAAGTGCTGTTACACAAACTATCATTAGCCACATACAGTTTATCCGAATTCGCATACCATATGGGCGAAGGACCCGGTTATACGGCATTAAAGGCTGGGGAAATCATTTATCTACTAAAATGTAAACCAGTAGAAGTGGAaatatcatcaaaaaaaaatgcaatatgttATGATGAATTACcagttatttacaataataaatcatacttCATGGCTCCTAAAACAAGAACCCTACAAAAATTTGGCACAGAATTAGATTGTAATCACTTTTTACCACCTGCATTTTTACTTGATGGAGAATGGTATACTACATCGCAAAATattagagaaataaaaaaaccacaGACTCTTAAGCCTTCCACGAAATGGACATGGACATACAAAAGTATGGAAAATTTAATGACAGCaggaatttataattatgacactatgaaaaattttcaacaatatttaatactaccTCAAGAAATAGAAGCATCGCAAAAAAATTTAGCAAGACAAACCATGGGTTTCACAATAATGGATCACAGGATAAATCTAAACACGTTAATTGACGAAAACACCATTAGTAATATGGTTGACAATAAACTAAGAAAAATGTGGGGGTGGTTTACCATTTTTGGTGAATTTATTTCCGGATTATTAGGAATATTCTTTATATGGAAAATAATTCTAACCTGCATTAACACAGGACTTAACATTTCTCTTTTATACCAAACTTTTGGATTAAGCATAAAATTAGTAGCAGGAGTATTTACAAGCATTACTCATTTCATTATGCACAACGCAAATCaaaatcaacaacaacaacagaaaAAGCAACAAAATCAACCACTACTGACTTTAAATCGAAATCCCAACTCACGAGACAAAGTCAATAAATCAATCACAAACTCAAAGCAAAAAAGCTTATACCCAAATATCAGAAAATTATctatatga